A region of Sandaracinaceae bacterium DNA encodes the following proteins:
- a CDS encoding carboxypeptidase regulatory-like domain-containing protein — MFTYTFYHSGRRHTLLPMAETPRQREALEGWRRVTPFLTRFIVHEALRDDPVGFKAFVMRTLCLHTGLDHSSPEHAWEAYLDDCLVHEWNPTHVLFEQPPTAVAVNVPVVAPVVTSAPTPTEWLEIAFVDPAGDPVANVGWTVELADGRVMNGITGRNGLFRVGDGPPGTARLTYLPNGLPALKQLAPPGFHTVRQGQDIVSIAWAYGHADWNTVWDDAQNKSARDAHKSPMVLLPGTRLFIPEPDQPTSSYAMSQRHEVVIDPPLSKLEVQLRWAHGDPLADLGYVLRYELGEEQVTVPDLRTDGDGWVRHELPVSVSVVHAVFPEAFLIRTFHLRQLDPVGQEGTPEIAGVQQRLRALGYGCPAHGSVDDTTLDAICSFQHLAMGEDEPSGALSQATLDKLVEECGA; from the coding sequence ATGTTCACGTATACGTTCTACCACTCGGGCCGCCGACACACCCTGCTGCCCATGGCCGAGACGCCGCGGCAGCGCGAAGCGCTAGAGGGGTGGCGCCGCGTGACTCCGTTCCTCACGCGCTTCATCGTGCACGAAGCGCTCCGCGACGATCCCGTCGGGTTCAAGGCCTTCGTGATGCGCACACTGTGCCTCCACACGGGGCTGGACCACAGCAGCCCCGAGCACGCATGGGAGGCCTACCTGGACGACTGTCTGGTCCACGAGTGGAACCCGACGCACGTGCTGTTCGAGCAGCCCCCCACCGCAGTGGCCGTCAACGTCCCCGTCGTGGCCCCGGTGGTGACCAGCGCGCCGACGCCCACCGAGTGGCTCGAGATCGCCTTCGTCGACCCCGCGGGAGACCCGGTCGCCAACGTCGGCTGGACGGTCGAGCTCGCCGACGGGCGCGTCATGAACGGCATCACCGGGCGCAACGGCCTGTTTCGCGTCGGCGACGGCCCTCCCGGCACAGCGCGCCTCACGTACCTCCCCAACGGCCTCCCCGCGCTCAAGCAGCTCGCCCCTCCGGGGTTCCACACCGTGCGCCAGGGCCAAGACATCGTCAGCATCGCTTGGGCCTACGGGCACGCCGACTGGAACACCGTCTGGGACGACGCGCAGAACAAAAGCGCTCGCGACGCCCACAAGTCGCCCATGGTGCTGCTCCCCGGCACGCGGCTGTTCATCCCCGAGCCCGACCAACCCACGTCGTCGTACGCGATGAGCCAACGGCACGAGGTCGTCATCGACCCGCCGCTTTCCAAGCTGGAGGTGCAGCTGCGCTGGGCGCACGGAGATCCCCTAGCCGACCTGGGCTACGTGCTGCGATACGAACTGGGCGAGGAGCAGGTCACCGTGCCGGACCTTCGGACAGATGGCGACGGCTGGGTCCGCCACGAGCTACCGGTCTCGGTTTCCGTGGTGCACGCGGTGTTTCCCGAGGCGTTCCTCATCCGCACCTTTCACCTGAGGCAGCTGGACCCCGTAGGGCAGGAGGGCACACCCGAAATCGCTGGCGTGCAGCAGCGGCTTCGGGCGCTGGGGTATGGATGCCCGGCGCACGGCTCCGTCGACGATACGACGTTGGACGCCATCTGCAGTTTCCAGCACCTCGCCATGGGTGAGGACGAACCCAGCGGCGCGCTGAGCCAAGCAACGCTGGACAAGCTCGTCGAGGAGTGTGGCGCGTGA
- a CDS encoding pentapeptide repeat-containing protein, producing the protein MNRQELEHELNLALRPSKDPLSGPSREWIAERFGLTNEGFVDLRKLTLWDVFGVEWSRVDLSGVTLIFGKIEGQMRTASGCLGSIRSRFCDCIMSRIRVRDRNVEGKYERCRFDRAILTSADFWGQFDSCVFENANMSSCRMNGTPSDQWKFLDCDFTGANFKRCNVTGVVFGRCDFTDVKWQKGAFAGCRLRDCKIDFDAMVAADVFLEHTRRE; encoded by the coding sequence ATGAACAGACAAGAACTCGAGCATGAGCTAAACTTGGCCCTTCGCCCCTCAAAGGACCCGCTATCTGGTCCTAGTCGCGAGTGGATCGCGGAGCGGTTCGGGCTAACGAATGAGGGGTTCGTTGATCTCAGAAAGCTCACGCTATGGGATGTTTTCGGCGTGGAATGGAGTCGAGTTGATTTGAGCGGGGTGACTTTGATCTTCGGAAAGATCGAAGGTCAGATGCGCACGGCGTCAGGCTGCTTGGGAAGCATTCGTTCTAGGTTCTGTGATTGTATAATGTCTCGCATTCGTGTGCGCGATCGCAATGTGGAAGGGAAGTACGAACGGTGTCGTTTCGATCGTGCCATCCTGACCAGTGCTGATTTTTGGGGTCAGTTCGATTCTTGTGTGTTCGAGAATGCAAACATGTCTTCCTGTCGAATGAATGGCACGCCGTCAGACCAGTGGAAGTTTTTGGATTGCGACTTTACGGGAGCGAACTTCAAGCGTTGTAACGTGACTGGGGTGGTGTTCGGGCGATGTGACTTCACTGACGTAAAGTGGCAAAAAGGCGCTTTTGCGGGCTGTAGGTTGCGCGATTGTAAGATCGATTTTGATGCAATGGTAGCCGCGGACGTGTTCCTGGAGCACACGCGCCGAGAGTGA
- a CDS encoding pentapeptide repeat-containing protein, translating into MDLSHSTLVFGVVDGQKRTASGRLGSPSARFEDCNMSRISVRDSNVMGMYIRCNFSAAILARAHFWGRFESCCFRKANMSSCRMNGTPSDQWKFLDCDFTEANFKRCNVTGVVFERCDFTGVKWQKGAFTSCRLRDCNIDLDAMASADVFLEYTRRE; encoded by the coding sequence GTGGACCTCAGTCACTCGACACTCGTGTTTGGTGTCGTTGATGGTCAGAAGCGTACCGCATCCGGTCGTCTCGGGAGCCCAAGTGCGAGATTTGAAGACTGCAACATGTCGCGGATATCTGTTCGCGACAGCAATGTCATGGGGATGTACATTCGGTGCAACTTTAGTGCTGCGATTCTAGCGCGGGCCCATTTCTGGGGACGATTCGAGTCTTGTTGCTTCAGAAAGGCGAATATGTCTTCCTGTCGAATGAATGGAACGCCCTCGGATCAGTGGAAGTTTCTTGATTGCGATTTTACGGAGGCAAACTTCAAGCGCTGTAACGTCACTGGCGTGGTGTTCGAACGATGTGACTTTACCGGAGTGAAGTGGCAAAAAGGTGCGTTCACGAGTTGCAGGTTACGTGATTGTAATATCGATCTCGATGCGATGGCGTCTGCGGACGTGTTCCTAGAGTACACGCGCCGAGAGTGA
- a CDS encoding SUMF1/EgtB/PvdO family nonheme iron enzyme, which produces MRRRPVGRDASVWLAMLQMATTLLMGCGGATRGCAGGSGCPEGMVPIPGGTFSMGEGDPTQQYGGPAAHEETAAAFCIDRTEVTAGAYHGCTDAACGAVEIGTCADGEEHAQYPRNCVTWAQADAYCRWRGGRLPTEAEWEFAAHGADGRLYPWGSEPPDDTRARWGGALGLRRLYTAPVGSYPAGASPFGVLDMSGNVSEWVGDTVGSGHVVRGGATTRRCRTTCR; this is translated from the coding sequence ATGAGACGGCGACCGGTTGGACGGGACGCGAGCGTGTGGCTGGCGATGCTGCAGATGGCCACCACGCTGTTGATGGGGTGCGGCGGCGCGACACGGGGGTGTGCGGGCGGGAGTGGCTGTCCAGAGGGAATGGTGCCGATTCCCGGCGGGACGTTCTCGATGGGGGAGGGGGACCCGACGCAGCAGTACGGCGGACCGGCGGCGCACGAGGAGACGGCGGCGGCGTTCTGCATCGACCGGACAGAGGTGACGGCGGGGGCGTACCACGGTTGCACAGACGCTGCGTGTGGCGCAGTCGAGATCGGGACGTGTGCCGATGGCGAGGAGCATGCACAGTATCCGCGCAACTGCGTGACGTGGGCGCAGGCGGACGCGTATTGTCGGTGGCGAGGTGGGCGGCTTCCGACAGAGGCGGAGTGGGAGTTCGCGGCGCACGGGGCTGACGGCAGGCTGTACCCATGGGGCAGTGAGCCGCCGGATGACACGCGCGCGCGGTGGGGCGGCGCACTCGGATTGCGGCGTCTGTACACGGCCCCAGTGGGCTCGTACCCAGCGGGTGCGAGCCCGTTTGGGGTGCTGGATATGTCGGGCAACGTGTCGGAGTGGGTGGGCGACACTGTCGGGAGTGGGCACGTGGTTCGCGGGGGGGCTACGACGCGACGCTGCCGCACTACCTGCAGGTGA
- the tssI gene encoding type VI secretion system tip protein VgrG has product MSQEDDSDIGEASRDAAVGAATETAAAAAQDPSAIGDAAQGAGAGAAADIGAAGLAEAGVPGEVAGAATSVAAGAVTGGGAGAASAATGAAGGLAGSALGAAGAPPMVAGVAGAAVSAGASAAAGGMQSAGPGVQSGGGSGGGGGGSSAGSRPGDIAAAAAALSASVLSNVDETAQAEFLFECEGSDVPWVVASATLNEAINAPYSLRLDLRTGDMSAEGGQLLGQSCSLLMERGVVQHRVSGIISMVTAGSTARDQVAVVVEVVPALWALTQRTNSRIFQNKTVPDILREVIEAALGPYQREVAFELERTYEPCEYRVQYDETDLAFVSRLAQEEGLAFWFDQEGETETLVFADVPAKYRELTTLHDRELDFVTRDNAVEGKENIREFHMVSRVMPTAIATRHFDWTHPTTPIVATVTTEAPAADEPVHGAAVGPVREVYEHDTKPLTLSDFNPTQGFQKQDSETQAGLRHEVRRNDAHIATGKSTAVGMMPGTVFELLGHPQPELDGRYVVLTVTHHALERSTEESNEAYYNTFTCMRAEQMYRPGRSTARPRIPGIQTATVVGPADKEIYTDEHGRVLVQFHWDRLGERNEHSSCFIRVMQPWAGAGWGFVFLPRIGMEVTVAFVNGDPDQPLITGTVFNTENLTPYTMPDEMTKSTIKTRSSPGGEGYNELTFEDKAGEEQIIVHAQKDYVETIQNDHTTSVKGNSANSVDGGHSESVGGDASLSVKGERTVAVTGNQTVTVDADHTLDVKHNILVKAPDSIKLECGDSIIEMVPGKITITTAGSKVELTADIISTAANGAYQQLKDFAKMQSAQGSEVYLDANGLYQSSGGSKVHLTGNAEMGASGGGTVLLDANAAMSGATASVAGESEATLGAGGAVRADASGVTVSGGTVDVGGGSAVLVHAMAVKIN; this is encoded by the coding sequence ATGAGCCAAGAAGACGACAGCGACATCGGGGAAGCGAGCAGAGACGCGGCTGTCGGAGCGGCGACCGAGACCGCCGCCGCGGCCGCTCAGGACCCCAGCGCTATCGGAGACGCGGCGCAAGGCGCAGGGGCGGGTGCCGCTGCGGACATCGGCGCCGCCGGCTTGGCAGAGGCAGGCGTGCCGGGCGAGGTCGCGGGCGCGGCCACGTCGGTGGCGGCCGGCGCTGTGACCGGCGGCGGCGCGGGGGCCGCGAGCGCAGCGACAGGCGCCGCGGGTGGGCTCGCTGGCTCGGCCCTCGGCGCGGCAGGGGCGCCACCCATGGTCGCCGGGGTGGCCGGGGCCGCTGTCAGCGCGGGAGCGAGCGCCGCGGCCGGCGGGATGCAGAGCGCGGGCCCCGGCGTGCAGAGCGGCGGGGGTAGCGGTGGCGGGGGTGGCGGCAGCAGCGCGGGCTCCCGGCCCGGCGACATCGCGGCCGCCGCCGCGGCTCTGTCCGCCAGCGTCCTGAGCAACGTCGACGAGACGGCGCAGGCCGAGTTCCTGTTCGAGTGCGAAGGCAGCGACGTCCCCTGGGTGGTCGCCAGCGCCACGCTCAACGAAGCCATCAACGCCCCCTACAGCCTGCGGCTCGACCTCCGCACCGGCGACATGTCCGCCGAGGGTGGGCAGCTGCTCGGCCAGTCGTGCTCCCTGCTGATGGAGCGCGGCGTCGTCCAGCACCGCGTGTCGGGCATCATCTCCATGGTGACGGCGGGGAGCACCGCGCGCGACCAGGTGGCCGTCGTGGTCGAGGTGGTGCCCGCGCTGTGGGCGCTCACGCAGCGCACGAACAGCCGCATCTTCCAGAACAAGACCGTGCCGGACATCCTCCGTGAGGTCATCGAAGCGGCCCTCGGGCCCTATCAGCGCGAGGTCGCCTTCGAGTTGGAGCGCACCTACGAGCCCTGCGAGTACCGTGTGCAGTACGACGAGACCGACCTGGCCTTCGTCTCCAGGCTCGCGCAGGAGGAGGGCCTCGCCTTCTGGTTCGATCAAGAGGGCGAGACCGAGACGCTGGTGTTCGCCGACGTGCCGGCCAAGTACCGCGAGCTGACCACGCTGCACGACCGCGAGCTGGACTTCGTCACGCGCGACAACGCTGTCGAGGGCAAGGAGAACATCCGCGAGTTCCACATGGTGTCGCGCGTCATGCCGACCGCCATCGCGACGCGGCACTTCGACTGGACGCACCCCACCACGCCCATCGTGGCCACGGTGACGACGGAAGCGCCAGCGGCCGACGAGCCCGTGCACGGCGCCGCCGTGGGGCCCGTGCGAGAGGTCTACGAGCACGACACCAAGCCGCTCACGCTCAGCGACTTCAACCCGACGCAGGGCTTCCAGAAGCAGGACTCCGAGACCCAAGCAGGCCTGCGTCACGAGGTGCGCCGGAACGACGCTCACATCGCGACGGGCAAGTCCACCGCCGTGGGCATGATGCCGGGCACCGTGTTCGAGCTCCTGGGCCACCCGCAGCCGGAACTGGACGGGCGCTACGTGGTCCTGACGGTGACGCACCACGCGCTCGAGCGCTCCACGGAGGAATCCAACGAGGCCTACTACAACACCTTCACGTGCATGCGCGCGGAGCAGATGTACCGTCCCGGCCGCTCCACCGCGCGGCCGCGCATCCCTGGCATCCAGACGGCCACCGTCGTCGGCCCCGCGGACAAGGAGATCTACACGGACGAGCACGGGCGCGTGCTGGTGCAGTTCCACTGGGACAGGCTCGGGGAGCGCAACGAGCACAGCTCCTGCTTCATCCGCGTGATGCAGCCGTGGGCGGGCGCCGGGTGGGGCTTCGTGTTTCTGCCGCGCATCGGCATGGAGGTCACCGTCGCGTTCGTCAACGGCGACCCGGACCAGCCCCTCATCACCGGCACGGTATTCAACACGGAGAACCTCACGCCGTACACGATGCCGGACGAGATGACCAAGAGCACGATCAAGACGCGCTCGAGTCCCGGCGGCGAGGGCTACAACGAGCTCACCTTCGAGGACAAGGCGGGCGAAGAGCAGATCATCGTCCACGCGCAGAAGGACTACGTCGAGACCATCCAAAACGACCACACCACGTCGGTGAAGGGCAACAGCGCCAACAGCGTGGATGGCGGGCACTCGGAGAGCGTGGGCGGCGACGCGTCGCTCAGCGTCAAGGGCGAGCGCACCGTGGCCGTGACGGGGAACCAGACGGTCACCGTGGACGCGGACCACACGCTGGACGTGAAGCACAACATCCTCGTGAAGGCCCCCGACTCCATCAAGCTCGAGTGTGGCGACAGCATCATCGAGATGGTGCCCGGCAAGATCACCATCACGACGGCGGGGTCCAAGGTGGAGCTCACCGCGGACATCATCTCCACCGCGGCCAACGGCGCGTACCAACAGCTCAAGGACTTCGCCAAGATGCAGTCGGCGCAAGGGTCCGAGGTGTACCTGGACGCAAACGGGCTGTACCAGTCGAGCGGCGGCTCCAAGGTGCACCTGACGGGCAACGCCGAGATGGGCGCGTCCGGGGGCGGCACGGTGCTGTTGGACGCCAACGCGGCGATGTCGGGCGCCACGGCATCCGTGGCGGGCGAAAGCGAGGCCACGCTCGGCGCTGGTGGAGCCGTCAGGGCCGACGCCTCGGGCGTCACCGTCAGCGGTGGTACGGTCGACGTCGGTGGAGGCAGCGCGGTGCTGGTTCACGCGATGGCCGTGAAGATCAACTAA
- a CDS encoding SUMF1/EgtB/PvdO family nonheme iron enzyme, giving the protein MVRRVHGVLVCVVMGMLGAGCGANARGCAGCGPCPSGMVAIPAGRFLMGAGAPEYAGQTAHEESVGAFCLDRTEVTAGAYGGCTSAGCEGVDQQGWCADATEHAEHPRNCVSWEQANAYCAWRGARLPTDAEWEYAARGTDGRLFPWGNEPPDETRARWGGMHGLQLMHSSPVGSYPAGASPFGVLDMAGNVFEWVAPPVGDPSEATYHARGGSYMASLPELVSVVRRTTGPPDPDHTVGFRCALTP; this is encoded by the coding sequence ATGGTACGACGAGTGCACGGTGTGCTGGTGTGCGTGGTGATGGGGATGCTGGGGGCGGGGTGTGGCGCGAACGCGCGCGGGTGCGCGGGGTGTGGACCGTGCCCGAGCGGGATGGTGGCGATTCCGGCGGGGCGTTTTCTGATGGGGGCGGGTGCTCCGGAGTACGCGGGGCAGACGGCGCACGAGGAGAGCGTGGGGGCGTTCTGTCTGGACCGTACGGAGGTTACGGCGGGGGCGTACGGAGGGTGCACGAGCGCGGGGTGTGAGGGGGTGGACCAGCAGGGGTGGTGCGCGGACGCGACGGAGCACGCGGAGCACCCACGCAATTGCGTCTCGTGGGAGCAGGCGAACGCGTACTGCGCGTGGCGCGGCGCGCGGCTGCCGACCGACGCGGAGTGGGAGTACGCGGCGCGGGGCACCGATGGGCGGCTGTTCCCGTGGGGCAACGAGCCACCGGACGAGACGCGCGCGAGGTGGGGCGGCATGCACGGCCTGCAGTTGATGCACTCGAGCCCGGTGGGCTCGTATCCCGCGGGGGCGAGCCCGTTCGGGGTGCTGGACATGGCGGGGAACGTGTTCGAGTGGGTGGCACCACCAGTTGGAGATCCCTCGGAGGCGACCTACCACGCACGTGGAGGTTCATACATGGCGTCTCTGCCCGAACTGGTGTCTGTCGTGCGTCGGACCACGGGCCCACCCGATCCGGATCACACTGTGGGTTTCCGCTGCGCTCTGACACCCTGA
- a CDS encoding SUMF1/EgtB/PvdO family nonheme iron enzyme, translating to MCGPLYQERMVRRVHGVLVCVVMGMLGAGCGANARGCAGCGPCPSGMVAIPAGRFLMGAGAPEYAGQTAHEESVGAFCLDRTEVTAGAYGGCTSEGCEGVDQQGWCADATEHAEHPRNCVSWEQANAYCTWRGARLPTDAEWEYAARGSDGRLFPWGNEPPDETRARWGGMHGLQLMHSSPVGSYPAGASPFGVLDMAGNVSEWVGTFVEIPEGTRYFVRGGDYMGTTPESLYVTDRIRLQGHPSHTAGFRCALTP from the coding sequence ATGTGCGGGCCGCTGTATCAGGAGCGGATGGTACGACGAGTGCACGGGGTGCTGGTGTGCGTGGTGATGGGGATGCTGGGGGCGGGGTGTGGCGCGAACGCGCGCGGGTGCGCGGGGTGTGGACCATGCCCGAGCGGGATGGTGGCGATTCCGGCGGGGCGTTTTCTGATGGGGGCGGGTGCTCCGGAGTACGCGGGGCAGACGGCGCACGAGGAGAGCGTGGGGGCGTTCTGTCTGGACCGTACGGAGGTGACGGCGGGGGCGTACGGAGGGTGCACGAGCGAGGGGTGTGAGGGGGTGGACCAGCAGGGGTGGTGCGCGGACGCGACGGAGCACGCGGAGCACCCACGCAATTGCGTCTCGTGGGAGCAGGCGAACGCGTACTGCACGTGGCGCGGCGCGCGGCTGCCGACGGACGCGGAGTGGGAGTACGCGGCGCGGGGCAGCGATGGGCGGCTGTTCCCGTGGGGCAACGAGCCGCCGGACGAGACGCGCGCGAGGTGGGGCGGCATGCACGGCCTGCAGTTGATGCACTCGAGCCCGGTGGGCTCGTATCCCGCGGGGGCGAGCCCGTTCGGGGTGCTGGACATGGCGGGGAATGTCTCGGAGTGGGTCGGTACGTTCGTCGAGATCCCAGAAGGCACGCGGTACTTCGTGCGTGGGGGAGACTACATGGGGACCACGCCGGAGTCGCTCTACGTGACCGATCGAATTCGGCTTCAGGGACACCCGAGCCACACCGCCGGGTTTCGCTGCGCTCTGACACCCTGA